The nucleotide sequence CCTTTTTAAAATTATCTACTGGAAAAAACTCTGCGCAAGGGTTCTCTTCTGCAAAATCAACATAGTCATCATAGTCTTCCTTGCTAATTCTTTTAAATGTATTTGAATAGTCTCTTAAAAGTCTTTTATTTATATCTCTTTTTTTTGCATAGGTTCCACTTCCCATTTTTAAAAAAGCGTATCCTTCACTCTGAAGCTTTTTGTATACATTAACTATGGTATCATTGTTAACACCTAAAAACTCCGATAGCTTTCTTATAGATGGCAGCTTTTCTCCATCACAAACTTCACCATTATCGATAAGTTTTTTTATATTTTTAGCTATTTGAATATACTTAGGAATTTCTTCTTCAAAACAAATCTTGTACTTTTCCATTAAAATCACCTTTTATAAGTAATATACGTTTTCCATACAAAGAGCCTTTCCATCCTTTATGCTGTACTTACGAGTTCCCTTTTTTATTATATTAAATTCCCAAAGCTTACTTAATATTTCCTCAAAATTTATAGAAAAATCATTAAATACAGGATCAGTATTAATATCTTCTGCACTTAAGCTTTTATCCTTATCTCTCATATAATCAATTAAAATAGCGGTAATTGACTTTATATTTTTATTTATGAATTCCTCTATTTTATCAACAACTTCTTTTATAGCCTCTTCAACATTGTCCTTTGAAAAAAACAGGTTGTCTATATAATTTTTAAAGTCGCCGTTTATATTAGTCAGCATGTTAACATCGTCTTTATTTACCATATATCCCGAGTGATTAATATACAACTTGGAAAATTCCTCAACACATTTTACAGAAAAATAGTATGCTGTATATATCCTTTTATTATTTAAATACTTTTTGCATAATCCAAGACTCTTTAACAAATCAGAAATATATACCATATTCCATTTTTCTCTATCAATATCAGGATAATATCTTCCGCTGTCGTATTTTTCCGTTATATCCTTATCTTTTGAAAATACAAGTTTAGAAGAGGCAAATATCCTGTGAAAAAAGCCTCCCTTTATGTCATTTTCATTTAAAAGTACAAATTTATTTTTTCCCATAAGCTTTATATGAATAGGTACATCATTTTGTTCCATATAAATATTTTTTATATTAGCCATTTCTTCATCTATTATAACAAATAAATCTATATCAGATTCTTCCCATAAGTCTCCAGATACTATGCTTCCAAATACCATAGTCGCAAGAACTTTCTCATTTGACTTTAGCAATTTAACTATAGTGTTATATGCTTTTTGATATTTTAATATATCGTTTTCCATGATTAACCCTCCTGCAACAGTACTTACATCATATATTCCTTACATCTATTATAAACCTCATTATCAACTATTGCTACAATATGAGTTCCTTCGTTTTCAAACTCTTCTTTTTTTACAACAGATGTTTCATGAATATACGCAGCTACCTTTTGATCAGAATATGGAACTAAATACTCAACTTCTCTAATACTACTTGGAATTTTTTCAGCAATTTTATTCATTAATAAATCAAGATTAATCTTTTGTTTTGCTGATATTTTAACAAGCTCCTTTTCCTTAATACTCTCTTCTATTTTGAGAAGCTCTTCCTCTGATATCTTATCAATTTTATTTAAAACTAATATCTGAGTTTTATCATTTGCACCCAATTCCTCTAGAACTCCATTTACAGCTTCTATTTGTTGTAAAAAAGTATCTGAAGATGCATCAACCACGTGAACTAATAAATCAGAATATATTACCTCTTCTAACGTTGACTTGAATGCTTCCACAAGATCATGAGGAAGTTTTCTTACAAAACCAACAGTATCTGTAAGTACTGCTTTTCTTCCATCCTCAAGCTTTATTGCTCTAGTTGTTACATCTAAGGTCGCAAAAAGCATATCTTTTTCAAGGACATTTTCTTTCCCTAAATTATCTAGTGGAGCTGCTATTTCACATATTGCATTTCTAAGTGTAGATTTACCTGCATTAGTGTATCCTACAAGAGAAATACATGGCAAATTTTCCGAAACTCTTCTTTCTCTTTGCACCTGTCTTGTTTTCTTTATCTTTTTTAATTCCTTTTGAATTTCATAAACTCTTTCATTTATATGTCTTCTATCAACTTCAAGCTTCTTTTCCCCTGGTCCTTTAGTTCCTATACCTGCTCCAGTTCTTGAAAGTACCTTACCAAGTCCCATAAGCCTAGGCAATCTATACTTAAGCTGTGCCAATTCAACTTGAAGTTTAGCTTCCTTTGATCCTGCTCTTCTTGCAAATATTTCAAGTATCAAAGTAGTTCTATCAATAACCTTTAACCCTATAGCTTCTTCAAGATTTCTAACTTGAGCTCCCGAAAGTTCATCATCAAAAACTATAATATTGGCGCGACACTGCTGAGCCAATAACCTTATTTCATCTACTTTTCCTTTTCCTATAAAATATGCATTATCAATCTTTTCTTTTTTTTGTATAACCTTTTCTGCAGTTAAAACCCCGCATGCGTCTGCAAGTTCCTTTAATTCATCTAAGCTTTCCAATGTATCCACACCAACTATTATGGCTCTTTCTGAATCATCATAATCAAGCTCTAATTTATCCATGTGCTCTTCTGCATAGTTGATTTCATCCATAAACTTATAATTTAAAGCTTCCTCAAAGCTTGCGGTTTTAACAATTTTAGGAATTATACTGTTATCCTCCACATCGCAAAAACCTATAGTCACACCTGTTACTTTTCCATCAACTGTTCCTACTGCCACTATAGAATCCAGTCTAGAATTTAAAAGGGATGATATATCTATATCCGAAAGCTCCGGATTGCCACTAGGGTGTGTATGTATTATTCTAATTCCCGATAATCTTTTTTCCTTAAAATCAAAAACAGGTGTCTCAACACTTCTTGCATCTCCTATAGAAACACTTACAACTTTACCTTTTCTATTAATACCAACACTTATTTCTCTCTCGATTATATTTGTTACACTACATATTAATTTTATAAGTTCAGCAGTGAAAATATTTTCTTTTGAATACATATCATATAATTTTTCAAGTTCATTAAGTAGAGAATTTTTTACTCCCTGCACATTTCCTGATATCATAATTTTATTTCCTCCTTAAGCACTACTTTAAAGCAAACTTATTTTATATTATACCATTTATGAGATGAAATTTATACAAATCTTATATTATCTATGTTTACGGAACTATAAAACCCGAATTTTTAAGACTAAGCCCCAATGCTGAATTTGGTATCTTACCAACTATAATAGTTTCTGCTACAGGAATTTCATTTTTAATCTCTATATCATCATAAGCCATTGGAATCATAACCCTCACTTTAGTTTTAACTAAAATCATTATTATATGCCTAGTTTGGTTAATTCCAGCTCCTTCAAACTTTGATAAATATTTTGTTTCAACGTGTCCTATTTGCTGAGCTTTAATAGTTAACTCTGGTCCCATATACGATAATATATTATTCTTAAAGATATATCCTAATGGCATTTTAATGCCTACTTCTCCCAACTTGTTAATATCATACTGAGATTCTAGCGCTACATCACAAGCTAGCTTATTTAATATTATGGTATTTGCCTTCATCATAACTATATTGCCATCATTATCTTTATCTATTTCTATTATTTTATTATAGCTGTAATTTTGATTATATACTTTTGACATATTTACATTAACTATTTCGGTTATTTTCGACTTGATTTGCGAATCAGCTGTTTTAATTGCCACAGGTGTTATTAACTTATCAAATGCGTATATAACACTATTGAATAATACTAACATAAATGTTAATATTATTATAATAATTACTTTTGTCTTTTTACTAAAGATATATCCCACCTCTTTCCATATTTACGGTATATTTTTTTAAACAATTAAAAAAACTCCGTAATAATCAATTTTTTATTTAAAATAGCAGATAATTCTATGGAAGATTATTTAACTTTAGTTTATAATATGGTTAACTACATAAAAATATTATTTTAAAACTAAAATAGCATTCATATTTTAGAATACAGCAATTTGTTATTATAATAATGTGTGGTATAATTATTCAACATAGTTTAATACTTTTAAGGAGGAAGTTATGTCTGATAATACTAAGACTAACAGTAGAAATAAATCTGTTAAAAGAACAAAAAAAGTGAAGAAGAAAAAGAAGTTTGGCTTCTTTAAAAAATTGTTTACTATATTATTTTGCCTTTTTATTTTATTATCTGTTGCAGCTTCTGGAGTAATATTTGCAATAGTAAAAACATCTCCAAATTTAGATATAAATGGTACAATATTAAATTTAGATCAGCCTTCACAATTATATGATGATAACAATAACCCAATGGATACAGTTGTAACAAACCAAAGACGTTATGTTGTCAGTATAAAGGATATGCCTAAAAATTTATCAAACGCTTTTGTAAGCATTGAGGATGAACGTTTTTACAAACACAGTGGAATAGATACTAAAAGAATACTTGGTGCATTTTACAACGACATAAAATCAAAAATTCACAAACAAAATAGTATCCAAGGTGCATCAACCATAACGCAACAGCTCATAAAAAATAGAATGTTTTTAAACGATTCATTAGAAAATAGAATTTCATTTAAAAGAAAAATACAGGAAGCTTATTTATCCATAAAGCTTGAACAATCACTCAGCAAATCCCAGATACTGGAAGCGTATATGAATACAATTTTTCTTGGTGTTCAAGCTAACGGTGTAGAGGCAGCTTCACGACAATATTTTAATAAAAGTGCTAAGGATTTGAATTTAATTGAATGTGCCTTTATTGCAGGCCTTGCACAAAGTCCATCAGCATATTATCCTTTTTCGCAAAATGTAGCTAAAAATCCAAATATATATTTAGATAGAACAAAGCTAGTTTTGTATAAAATGAGACAAAATAACTATATAGATTTTTCAACTTATCAAAATGCTATAAATGACCTTAACAATAATAAATTAGCTTTTTCTCAGCAAAAGATTTCTAACAAGTATACCTATGAGTGGTTTTCTATACCTGTTGTAAACCAAGTAAAGCAAGATTTAAAATCTCAATATCATTATACTGATGAAGAAATAGATTCACTTCTTAGAGATGGTGGACTAAAAATATATACTACTATGAACACATCAATGGAATCAAATGTACAAAACATATTAGACAACAACAGCACATTAAAAAGCTATAGCTATGCAGATAAAAACGGTATTATTCAACCTGAAGCTGCTGCAACTTTATTTGATTATCACACAGGAGAAATAAAGGCTATTGTAGGTGGAAGAGGCCAACAACCACCTTCATCGTATAATAGAGCGGATTCAAGTAACTATTTACGTTCTGTAGGTTCTAGTATAAAACCTCTTACAGTTTATGCACCAGCAATAGATACTAAACTTGCGACAGAAGATACTATAGTTAATGATTCCCCACTTTCATCGGATGTTGCAGAAAAGTATGGGTCAAATGGGGTTCCATATAATCCTCATAACGATGATGGTGGTTATTCAGGTCCAGTAAATTTAAAGACAGCATTAACCAAGTCAATAAATCTTGTAGCAATAAAGTTAGAGGATAAATTAGGACTTTCAACAGGAGCAGCTTATGCTCAAAAATTTGGTCTTACTCTTAACAATGATGATAAGAGTAGTATTGCTGCATTATCTCTTGGTGAAATTAGAGGTTCAAATACAACTACTATGGCTGCCGCTTACGGTGTATTTGGAAATAACGGATTATATTCAGAACCTAGGCTATATAGAAAGGTAGTAGATAAAACTGGTAAGGTACTTCTGGAGAACAACTATTCAACTAGAAAGGTTATTTCACCACAATCTGCTTACATAATGTATGATTTATTAAAAGGTCCTGTAAGTGCAGGAGGTACTGGTAGTTATGCTAGATTTGGTGACATGCCGGTCGCTGGTAAAACAGGTACTGCATCTGATTCTAAAAATTTGTGGTTTTGCGGTTTGACTCCATATTATTCTGCTGCAGTATGGGTCGGAAATGACCAGCCAACTAAACTCAGTTTAGGAAGTAATGATGTTGCTGAAATATGGGGCGAAATTATGAAAATGGCAAATGTAAATTTAACTGTTAAAGATATCGATGCTCCTGGTGGGGTAACAAAAATTGGAGATTCATATTATATAGATGGTACTAGTCCATCTAATTTATCTGGGGATGATTCTTCATCTTCAACTGCTAGTAAACCTCAAACACCAACTACTAACACTCAAAATAATACGAACAATAATGTTGCTAATCCAAATAGTAACAATACAACTAATAGTAATACCAGTAACTCAACAGAGACACCAGCACAAAATACTCAGCAACCTACTCCTACACCAACACCTTCTACCAATAATACGCCTGGTAATACAAACACTAATACCAATACTAACAATAACACGAATACAAATACTAATACTAATAACAATAACACAAATAACTCAAGTTCTGGAAATAACAATCCACCAAATAATAACACAACAAATACTAATAAATAAAAAAACAGTATGTGCAACCAAAGATAAGGTTGCACATACTGTTTTTTATTTTAATTTTTATATACACTTCTCTCATTATAAACATTGATAAGTAATTTTATTGCATTAGTTAGTATAGGACACCCTTTATTAAAATCATCACATCCATCCATTTTTCCAGGATCACCTATTCCAATAATTACAGGTATTTGATTTGGGTTTATTGTGTTTACAGTGTCACCTATTATTACTTTATTATGTCTTGCATTTCCATATTTATCAACAGCACATTCTATCTTATTTCCACATTTATCTATAGAATAATCAACCTTTATGCCACTTCCTAATGTGTTAGAGGCTACGGCTATCATGCCAATTACTTTTATTTCTTGAGACTTAACAATATATTGTACTATTTCCTCTCCCTTTCCTCTGCCTATATCCCCTTTATCATCTACCATTACAATTACAGGATCTTTTTTTGCACATTTAATAAGTCTCAGCACCTCATCTCCTGTAATTTTACTTGGATTTCCACTAGAAATGGAAATGCATCTCCCATTTATATTACCTGCAGCCTTCTCCGCCGCTTTTTTAGCAATTTTATCTCCGTCAGTTATAATTATAACTCTATATTTCATATTAATTTTTCGTCTTAGAATTAAATAATAAAGCCATTAGATATCCAAAGAAAACTGCCCCGGTAATTCCAGCTGCTGTTCCCTTTATTCCCCCTGTAAACGCTCCTATAAGTCCTTTCTTATCAACTTCCGCTATGGTTGATTTTGCAAGTGAATATCCAAAACCCGGAAGTGGTACTGTTGCTCCAGCTTTACCATACTTAACAAGAATATCATATATATCAAGCGCACCGAGAATTACTCCAAGCGTAACAAGGGAAACTAGTATCATAGCTGGTGTAATTGAAAACTTATCCATAAGTATTTGCACAATAACACACATGGCTCCTCCAACTAAAAAAGATGCTATATAACTACTCATTTTTCATTCCTCCAAACTCTATAGAAACAGCATGTGCAATTCCTGGTATTGATTCACCTTGAAGATTTGAAGTTGTGCTCATAAGGGCTCCTGTAGAAATAAGTAATGCTTTCTTAATTTTCCCACTTAACATATTCTTATATATATATCCACAATCCACAACTGCCGAACATCCACATCCACTTCCTCCTGAATTTGTATCCTGTTCATCACAGTTAAAGATTTTCTCTCCGCAATCCATATAAATATTACTCATGTCATAGCCATATTCTTTTTTTAAGAGATCTTCGGTTATTTTCTTTCCTACTCTTCCAAGATCCCCCGTAGCTATAACATCATAATCCTGAGGAGTTCTACCTGTATCCTTAAAATGCTGTTTTATGGTATCTACCGCTGCAGGTGCCATTGCTTCTCCCATACTATCAGGACTTGTTATTCCATAATCTTTAACCTTACCAGCAGTTACAAACGTTATGTAGGGAAAATCACCTTGTCTTGCAAGAAGCATCGCA is from Clostridium acetobutylicum ATCC 824 and encodes:
- a CDS encoding nucleotidyltransferase domain-containing protein produces the protein MENDILKYQKAYNTIVKLLKSNEKVLATMVFGSIVSGDLWEESDIDLFVIIDEEMANIKNIYMEQNDVPIHIKLMGKNKFVLLNENDIKGGFFHRIFASSKLVFSKDKDITEKYDSGRYYPDIDREKWNMVYISDLLKSLGLCKKYLNNKRIYTAYYFSVKCVEEFSKLYINHSGYMVNKDDVNMLTNINGDFKNYIDNLFFSKDNVEEAIKEVVDKIEEFINKNIKSITAILIDYMRDKDKSLSAEDINTDPVFNDFSINFEEILSKLWEFNIIKKGTRKYSIKDGKALCMENVYYL
- the hflX gene encoding GTPase HflX is translated as MISGNVQGVKNSLLNELEKLYDMYSKENIFTAELIKLICSVTNIIEREISVGINRKGKVVSVSIGDARSVETPVFDFKEKRLSGIRIIHTHPSGNPELSDIDISSLLNSRLDSIVAVGTVDGKVTGVTIGFCDVEDNSIIPKIVKTASFEEALNYKFMDEINYAEEHMDKLELDYDDSERAIIVGVDTLESLDELKELADACGVLTAEKVIQKKEKIDNAYFIGKGKVDEIRLLAQQCRANIIVFDDELSGAQVRNLEEAIGLKVIDRTTLILEIFARRAGSKEAKLQVELAQLKYRLPRLMGLGKVLSRTGAGIGTKGPGEKKLEVDRRHINERVYEIQKELKKIKKTRQVQRERRVSENLPCISLVGYTNAGKSTLRNAICEIAAPLDNLGKENVLEKDMLFATLDVTTRAIKLEDGRKAVLTDTVGFVRKLPHDLVEAFKSTLEEVIYSDLLVHVVDASSDTFLQQIEAVNGVLEELGANDKTQILVLNKIDKISEEELLKIEESIKEKELVKISAKQKINLDLLMNKIAEKIPSSIREVEYLVPYSDQKVAAYIHETSVVKKEEFENEGTHIVAIVDNEVYNRCKEYMM
- the yunB gene encoding sporulation protein YunB; its protein translation is MGYIFSKKTKVIIIIILTFMLVLFNSVIYAFDKLITPVAIKTADSQIKSKITEIVNVNMSKVYNQNYSYNKIIEIDKDNDGNIVMMKANTIILNKLACDVALESQYDINKLGEVGIKMPLGYIFKNNILSYMGPELTIKAQQIGHVETKYLSKFEGAGINQTRHIIMILVKTKVRVMIPMAYDDIEIKNEIPVAETIIVGKIPNSALGLSLKNSGFIVP
- a CDS encoding penicillin-binding protein 1A, whose translation is MSDNTKTNSRNKSVKRTKKVKKKKKFGFFKKLFTILFCLFILLSVAASGVIFAIVKTSPNLDINGTILNLDQPSQLYDDNNNPMDTVVTNQRRYVVSIKDMPKNLSNAFVSIEDERFYKHSGIDTKRILGAFYNDIKSKIHKQNSIQGASTITQQLIKNRMFLNDSLENRISFKRKIQEAYLSIKLEQSLSKSQILEAYMNTIFLGVQANGVEAASRQYFNKSAKDLNLIECAFIAGLAQSPSAYYPFSQNVAKNPNIYLDRTKLVLYKMRQNNYIDFSTYQNAINDLNNNKLAFSQQKISNKYTYEWFSIPVVNQVKQDLKSQYHYTDEEIDSLLRDGGLKIYTTMNTSMESNVQNILDNNSTLKSYSYADKNGIIQPEAAATLFDYHTGEIKAIVGGRGQQPPSSYNRADSSNYLRSVGSSIKPLTVYAPAIDTKLATEDTIVNDSPLSSDVAEKYGSNGVPYNPHNDDGGYSGPVNLKTALTKSINLVAIKLEDKLGLSTGAAYAQKFGLTLNNDDKSSIAALSLGEIRGSNTTTMAAAYGVFGNNGLYSEPRLYRKVVDKTGKVLLENNYSTRKVISPQSAYIMYDLLKGPVSAGGTGSYARFGDMPVAGKTGTASDSKNLWFCGLTPYYSAAVWVGNDQPTKLSLGSNDVAEIWGEIMKMANVNLTVKDIDAPGGVTKIGDSYYIDGTSPSNLSGDDSSSSTASKPQTPTTNTQNNTNNNVANPNSNNTTNSNTSNSTETPAQNTQQPTPTPTPSTNNTPGNTNTNTNTNNNTNTNTNTNNNNTNNSSSGNNNPPNNNTTNTNK
- a CDS encoding stage V sporulation protein AE, translated to MKYRVIIITDGDKIAKKAAEKAAGNINGRCISISSGNPSKITGDEVLRLIKCAKKDPVIVMVDDKGDIGRGKGEEIVQYIVKSQEIKVIGMIAVASNTLGSGIKVDYSIDKCGNKIECAVDKYGNARHNKVIIGDTVNTINPNQIPVIIGIGDPGKMDGCDDFNKGCPILTNAIKLLINVYNERSVYKN
- the spoVAE gene encoding stage V sporulation protein AE, producing the protein MSSYIASFLVGGAMCVIVQILMDKFSITPAMILVSLVTLGVILGALDIYDILVKYGKAGATVPLPGFGYSLAKSTIAEVDKKGLIGAFTGGIKGTAAGITGAVFFGYLMALLFNSKTKN
- the spoVAD gene encoding stage V sporulation protein AD, whose protein sequence is MKKRLGSQTARIDSKPRIVSAVSMVGPKEGRGPLKDYFDIILSDDMNGEESFEKAESNMLYTVITEVIKKSNLTENDIDYLFAGDLLNQITSSSFAARDAKIPFYGLYGACSTMTESLSIAAMIMDGGFADYTIAATSSHFSAAERQFRYPLEYGSQRKPDAQWTVTGAGAMLLARQGDFPYITFVTAGKVKDYGITSPDSMGEAMAPAAVDTIKQHFKDTGRTPQDYDVIATGDLGRVGKKITEDLLKKEYGYDMSNIYMDCGEKIFNCDEQDTNSGGSGCGCSAVVDCGYIYKNMLSGKIKKALLISTGALMSTTSNLQGESIPGIAHAVSIEFGGMKNE